One Acidimicrobiia bacterium DNA segment encodes these proteins:
- the moeB gene encoding molybdopterin-synthase adenylyltransferase MoeB, whose protein sequence is MAFRDLLNAAKQRIHEIDPADAEGRLDDATFLDVREQDEYEQGTIPGAVFIPRGQLESQVENRLSDKDRPVVVYCAGGARSAFAADTLQQLGYRDVSSMAGGFGRWKNEGRAWVTPAVLSPEQRTRYHRHILLPEIGEAGQQRLLESKVLLLGAGGLGSPAALYLAAAGVGTLGIVDMDVVDASNLQRQILHNVDRIGERKVDSAKKTLTQLNPDVDVVTYDVRLGADNILEIIDGYDVVVDGTDNFPTRYLLNDASLLARVPVVHGSIFRFEGQVTVFKPYEGPCYRCLLPEPPPPELAPSCAEAGVLGVLPGIIGSIQGLEAIKVLLDLGDPLVGRLLAYDALEETFRNFKVRRDPTCPACGPDAAPIVIAEYDDLCLPHATLADGSTTGH, encoded by the coding sequence ATGGCCTTCCGAGACCTGCTGAACGCCGCCAAACAGCGGATCCACGAGATCGACCCCGCGGACGCCGAGGGACGCCTCGACGACGCCACCTTCCTCGACGTCCGGGAGCAGGACGAGTACGAGCAGGGCACCATCCCCGGGGCCGTGTTCATCCCCCGGGGCCAGCTCGAGTCCCAGGTCGAGAACCGGCTGTCCGACAAGGACCGGCCGGTGGTCGTGTACTGCGCCGGCGGGGCCCGCTCGGCGTTCGCCGCCGACACCCTCCAGCAGCTCGGCTACCGGGACGTCAGCTCGATGGCCGGCGGGTTCGGCCGGTGGAAGAACGAGGGGCGGGCGTGGGTCACCCCGGCGGTGCTGAGCCCCGAGCAGCGCACCCGCTACCACCGGCACATCCTGCTGCCCGAGATCGGCGAGGCCGGCCAGCAGCGGCTCCTCGAGAGCAAGGTCCTGCTCCTCGGCGCCGGCGGCCTCGGCTCGCCCGCGGCCCTCTACCTGGCCGCCGCCGGGGTCGGGACGCTCGGCATCGTCGACATGGACGTCGTCGACGCCTCGAACCTGCAGCGCCAGATCCTGCACAACGTCGACCGCATCGGCGAGCGCAAGGTCGACTCGGCCAAGAAGACGCTGACCCAGCTGAACCCCGACGTCGACGTCGTGACGTACGACGTGCGGCTCGGCGCCGACAACATCCTCGAGATCATCGACGGGTACGACGTCGTCGTCGACGGGACCGACAACTTCCCGACCCGGTACCTGCTGAACGACGCCTCGCTGCTCGCGCGCGTCCCCGTCGTCCACGGCTCGATCTTCCGCTTCGAGGGCCAGGTCACCGTGTTCAAGCCCTACGAAGGGCCCTGCTACCGGTGCCTGCTCCCCGAGCCGCCGCCGCCGGAGCTGGCGCCGAGCTGCGCCGAGGCCGGCGTGCTCGGCGTGCTGCCCGGCATCATCGGCTCGATCCAGGGCCTCGAGGCGATCAAGGTCCTCCTCGACCTCGGCGACCCCCTCGTCGGCCGGCTCCTGGCCTACGACGCGCTCGAAGAGACCTTCCGCAACTTCAAGGTGCGGCGCGACCCGACGTGCCCGGCGTGCGGGCCCGACGCGGCCCCGATCGTCATCGCCGAGTACGACGACCTCTGCCTGCCGCACGCGACGCTCGCCGACGGGTCGACGACGGGCCACTGA
- a CDS encoding FAD-binding oxidoreductase, producing the protein MTTVLTGWCRTAPSAAEVVTPRGLADVEPVVAQAGRRGVIARGLGRSYGDAAQNAGGTVLDATSLAAMRAVDRAATTITVEGGVSLDALMRLLVPQGFFVPVSPGTRFVTVGGALAADIHGKNHHFEGSFSNHVESFTLRAPKETVVATPGHDAEVFWGTAGALGLTGVVTDVTMRLLPIESSLVLVDAERVEHLDALMERMVEGDARYRYSVAWIDCLASGRSLGRSVLTRGDHAPLEALPAKLRSQPLRFSPPPGVAAPRWVPEGLMNRVTVRAFNELWFRRAPRRRQEHLESISTFFHPLDRVQHWNRLYGRRGFVQYQFVVPADATATVRQSVQLLSAARCASFLAVLKRFGPGNPGPLSFPMPGWTLALDIPATVPGVGPLLDELDQLVVEAGGRVYLAKDSRLAPELVPQMYPELDRLRELRARLDPSGVMQSDLARRLQLL; encoded by the coding sequence ATGACCACCGTCCTCACCGGCTGGTGCCGCACCGCGCCCAGCGCCGCCGAGGTGGTGACGCCCCGGGGCCTGGCCGACGTCGAGCCGGTCGTGGCCCAGGCCGGCCGGCGGGGCGTGATCGCCCGCGGCCTCGGCCGCAGCTACGGGGACGCGGCCCAGAACGCAGGGGGCACGGTGCTTGATGCCACCAGCCTGGCCGCGATGCGCGCCGTCGACCGGGCCGCGACGACGATCACGGTCGAGGGGGGCGTGAGCCTCGACGCGCTGATGCGGCTCCTCGTCCCCCAGGGCTTCTTCGTGCCGGTCAGCCCCGGCACGCGGTTCGTGACCGTTGGCGGGGCGCTGGCGGCCGACATCCACGGCAAGAACCATCACTTCGAGGGCAGCTTCTCCAACCACGTCGAATCGTTCACGTTGCGGGCGCCGAAGGAGACGGTCGTCGCCACCCCCGGCCACGACGCCGAGGTGTTCTGGGGGACGGCCGGCGCGTTGGGGCTGACCGGCGTCGTCACCGACGTGACGATGCGGCTGCTGCCCATCGAGTCCTCGCTCGTCCTCGTGGACGCGGAGCGGGTCGAGCACCTCGACGCGCTGATGGAGCGGATGGTCGAAGGCGACGCGCGGTATCGCTACTCGGTCGCCTGGATCGACTGCCTGGCGTCGGGACGATCGCTCGGGCGGTCGGTGCTCACGCGCGGCGACCACGCGCCGCTCGAAGCCCTCCCGGCGAAGCTGCGGTCCCAGCCGCTGCGGTTCTCGCCGCCGCCGGGCGTCGCCGCGCCCCGGTGGGTCCCGGAGGGCCTGATGAACCGCGTGACGGTGCGGGCCTTCAACGAGCTGTGGTTTCGCCGGGCCCCGCGGCGGCGGCAGGAGCACCTCGAGTCGATCAGCACCTTCTTCCACCCGCTCGACCGGGTGCAGCACTGGAACCGCCTGTACGGGCGACGGGGGTTCGTCCAGTACCAGTTCGTGGTCCCCGCCGACGCGACGGCCACGGTGCGCCAGAGCGTGCAGCTCCTGAGCGCGGCCCGCTGCGCGTCCTTCCTCGCCGTGCTGAAGCGGTTCGGACCCGGGAACCCGGGGCCGCTCTCCTTCCCGATGCCCGGCTGGACCCTCGCCCTCGACATCCCCGCCACGGTCCCCGGGGTCGGCCCGCTCCTCGACGAGCTCGACCAGCTGGTCGTCGAAGCGGGCGGCCGCGTCTACCTGGCCAAGGACTCGCGGCTCGCGCCGGAGCTCGTCCCGCAGATGTACCCCGAGCTCGACCGCCTCCGGGAGCTGCGGGCTCGGCTCGACCCGTCGGGCGTCATGCAGTCGGACCTGGCCCGCCGCCTCCAGCTGCTCTAG
- a CDS encoding leucyl aminopeptidase, which yields MAIDFAVTTRPADKVRADMLAVPMFAGGTPGPGAEIVEAALGGSLRTLIEEAGFGGKPDETLVVPIPGPAASGVAVLVGLGEASTVSTDRLRRAAAAVARRAAHARSVVTTLLAAAPDLEPAPAAQALAEGFALGSYRFLTYKSDGERSKLNRVIVAGGGAPVRAGLDRGVTVAGAVSWARDLVNEPSGAKSPAEFAAAARRLLSGRGVRVTVLGEAQLRAQKMGGVLGVGQGSSRRPRFVRAVYQPRGAARARTLALVGKGVVFDSGGLSLKTASGMETMKTDMSGAAAVLAAMSALAALGVRHRVVAYAPMVENMPSGTAIRPGDVLRMRSGTTVEVLNTDAEGRLILADALALASSERADAIVDLATLTGACVVALGEKVAGVMGNDEGWIGQVRAAADRAGEPLWPLPLPADYRKLLESEVADLRNISTGSYGGALTAGLFLERFVDDVAWAHLDIAGPARAGADDGELTKGGTGFGVRTLLELVSAFDPPRHPKPAARTAARTAKRG from the coding sequence GTGGCGATCGACTTCGCGGTGACCACCCGCCCGGCGGACAAAGTCCGAGCCGACATGCTCGCGGTGCCCATGTTCGCCGGCGGCACGCCCGGACCGGGGGCGGAGATCGTCGAGGCGGCGCTCGGCGGGAGCCTGCGCACCCTCATCGAGGAGGCCGGATTCGGGGGCAAGCCCGACGAGACCCTCGTTGTCCCCATCCCCGGGCCCGCCGCGTCGGGGGTCGCCGTCCTCGTCGGGCTTGGCGAGGCCAGCACCGTCTCCACCGACCGCCTCCGGCGAGCCGCGGCCGCGGTGGCGCGCCGCGCCGCGCACGCCCGCTCGGTGGTGACCACTCTGCTCGCGGCGGCGCCCGACCTCGAGCCCGCGCCCGCCGCGCAGGCCCTCGCCGAGGGCTTCGCGCTCGGGTCCTACCGCTTCCTCACCTACAAGTCCGACGGTGAGCGCTCCAAGCTGAACCGGGTGATCGTCGCCGGCGGCGGCGCGCCCGTTCGGGCTGGGCTCGACCGGGGCGTCACCGTGGCCGGGGCGGTGTCGTGGGCCCGGGACCTGGTGAACGAGCCGTCGGGTGCGAAGTCGCCGGCGGAGTTCGCGGCCGCGGCCCGCCGTCTGCTCTCGGGCCGGGGCGTGCGCGTCACCGTGCTGGGGGAGGCGCAGCTCCGGGCCCAGAAGATGGGCGGCGTGCTCGGCGTGGGGCAGGGTTCGTCCCGTCGGCCTCGGTTCGTGCGCGCCGTCTACCAGCCCCGCGGCGCCGCCCGGGCCCGGACCCTGGCCCTGGTGGGCAAGGGGGTCGTGTTCGACTCGGGCGGGCTGTCGCTGAAGACGGCGTCGGGCATGGAGACGATGAAGACCGACATGTCCGGGGCGGCGGCCGTGCTCGCGGCCATGTCGGCGCTCGCCGCGCTCGGCGTCCGGCACCGGGTCGTCGCCTACGCGCCGATGGTGGAGAACATGCCGAGCGGCACCGCCATCCGGCCCGGGGACGTGCTCCGCATGCGGAGCGGCACCACCGTGGAGGTGCTGAACACCGACGCCGAGGGCCGGCTGATCCTCGCCGACGCGCTGGCCCTCGCCTCCTCCGAGCGCGCCGACGCGATCGTGGACCTGGCCACGCTCACCGGCGCCTGCGTCGTCGCCCTCGGCGAGAAGGTCGCGGGGGTCATGGGCAACGACGAGGGGTGGATCGGCCAGGTTCGCGCCGCCGCCGACCGCGCCGGCGAGCCGCTGTGGCCGCTCCCGCTCCCGGCCGACTATCGCAAGCTGCTGGAATCCGAGGTCGCCGACCTGCGGAATATCAGCACCGGCTCGTACGGCGGGGCCTTGACCGCGGGGCTCTTCCTCGAGCGGTTCGTCGACGACGTGGCGTGGGCGCACCTGGACATCGCCGGGCCGGCCCGGGCCGGGGCCGACGACGGTGAGCTCACGAAGGGCGGGACCGGCTTCGGGGTCCGGACGCTGCTCGAGCTCGTCAGCGCGTTCGACCCGCCGCGGCACCCGAAGCCGGCAGCGCGGACGGCAGCGCGGACGGCGAAGCGCGGCTGA
- a CDS encoding Sir2 family NAD-dependent protein deacetylase, whose product MADDRDIASWLREASAVVVLTGAGISTESGIPDFRGPEGLFTKNPEAEKTAMLQHYVRDPSVREQAWQNRLHGPYWTAAPNAGHRAVAALERRAALDTLVTQNVDGLHHQAGSSPDKIVEIHGNVREVKCLSCRWRAPMEVALERVRAGEADPECPACGGILKSATISFGENLVPEDLARSQQAAARADVFLAVGTSLTVYPAAGLPEYALANRARLVVLNAEPTPFDAAADAVVRAPIGQALPAIVDAV is encoded by the coding sequence GTGGCCGACGACCGGGACATCGCGAGCTGGCTGCGGGAGGCGAGCGCCGTCGTCGTGCTGACCGGGGCGGGGATCTCCACCGAGTCCGGGATCCCCGACTTCCGGGGTCCCGAGGGGCTGTTTACCAAGAACCCGGAGGCCGAGAAGACCGCGATGTTGCAGCACTACGTGCGCGACCCGAGCGTGCGCGAGCAGGCCTGGCAGAACCGCTTGCACGGCCCCTACTGGACGGCGGCGCCGAACGCCGGCCACCGCGCCGTCGCGGCGCTCGAGCGCCGGGCCGCGCTCGACACGCTCGTGACGCAGAACGTCGACGGGCTCCACCACCAGGCCGGGAGCTCGCCCGACAAGATCGTCGAGATCCACGGCAACGTGCGGGAGGTCAAGTGCCTCTCCTGCCGCTGGCGGGCACCGATGGAAGTGGCCCTGGAACGGGTGCGCGCCGGCGAGGCCGACCCCGAGTGCCCGGCGTGCGGCGGGATCCTGAAGTCGGCGACGATCAGCTTCGGCGAGAACCTCGTCCCCGAGGACCTGGCCCGGTCGCAGCAGGCGGCCGCCCGGGCCGACGTGTTCCTCGCCGTCGGCACCAGCCTCACCGTCTACCCGGCGGCCGGGCTGCCCGAGTACGCCCTGGCCAACCGGGCCCGGCTGGTGGTGCTGAACGCCGAGCCCACGCCGTTCGACGCCGCCGCCGACGCCGTCGTGCGGGCGCCCATCGGCCAGGCCCTCCCGGCCATCGTCGACGCCGTCTGA